Proteins from a genomic interval of Syngnathoides biaculeatus isolate LvHL_M chromosome 23, ASM1980259v1, whole genome shotgun sequence:
- the katnbl1 gene encoding KATNB1-like protein 1, which translates to MKQVDIRNKDELDKERFPAHYKVHSPGKEKRSSLCRRKSSRSLEVGLKLHRKTSDVGRARNPGMANKENEVTCLDVRGNHSKDNCRPALNAAEASKMAGPKSKYSDFTELSKDHEAVSHILFGRNLRLKVALTLWRRNAIELVAYLIIIQDTGVLLDLLPVITNDLQSESSCFSPGCCVDLIPQVKVILASKYEEHIIVALHWVQAVIRKWWPDLSRREKRLQDSLDNRNFAVLNHRLRDLWKDGAKLCLVSGSTGDLAKAVEAYVLQLP; encoded by the exons ATGAAGCAG GTGGATATTAGAAATAAGGACGAATTAGATAAGGAAAG ATTCCCAGCGCATTACAAAGTACACAGTCCAGGCAAGGAAAAGAGGTCCTCACTTTGCAGGAGGAAGAGTTCTCGCTCCCTGGAGGTGGGCTTAAAGCTGCACCGTAAAACATCCGATGTTGGTCGGGCCCGTAACCCCGGCATGGCCAACAAAGAAAACGAGGTGACATGCTTGGATGTGCGGGGCAATCACTCCAAAGATAACTGCAGGCCCGCTCTGAATGCTGCAGAGGCCTCGAAGATGGCAGGGCCCAAGTCCAAGTACAGTGACTTTACTGAG CTATCAAAGGATCACGAAGCAGTGTCTCACATCCTATTTGGAAGGAATCTACGACTTAAAGTGGCCCTAACACTATGGCGAAGAAATGCCATTGAATTAGTGGCTTATCTAATTAT AATTCAAGACACAGGAGTGCTGCTTGACCTCTTACCTGTCATAACAAACGA CCTTCAATCTGAATCATCGTGTTTTTCACCTGGATGCTGTGTTGACCTCATACCCCAAGTCAAAGTGATCCTCGCCAGTAAATATGAAGA ACACATTATTGTGGCTTTACACTGGGTTCAGGCTGTCATTAGGAAATGGTGGCCAGACCTTTCCAGGAGAGAGAAAAGACTGCAGGACAGTTTGGACAACAG GAACTTTGCAGTCTTGAATCATCGTCTAAGGGATTTGTGGAAGGATGGAGCCAAGCTATGTCTGGTTTCAGGTTCGACTGGAGACCTCGCAAAG GCCGTTGAGGCGTACGTCCTTCAACTGCCCTGA
- the emc7b gene encoding ER membrane protein complex subunit 7, producing MGKIPLLWLSVQAILVVASCFTDVETGPGAGVSTQTTTDRFKIEGRAIVPGVKTQDWVSTARVLVDGEDYVGFLRTDGSFAVNDVPSGSYVVEIVTPGYRFEPVRVDITSKGKMRARLVNYIKTSEVIRQPYPLQVRASGIHSYFMKRETWGWTDFLMNPMVMMMVLPLLIIVLLPKVVNTNDPEMRKEMEQSMNMLNPNPELPDVSELMTKLFSGSKGSSKAGGSSKGTRPAVKRR from the exons ATGGGGAAAATACCGCTCTTGTGGCTTTCAGTTCAGGCTATTCTCGTCGTAGCTTCGTGTTTCACTGATGTTGAAACCGGGCCTGGCGCAGGTGTATCGACACAGACTACCACAGATCGGTTTAAAATCGAGGGAAGGGCCATCGTTCCAggtgtaaaaacacaagattGGGTCTCCACAGCACGAGTTCTTGTAGACGGTGAAGACTACGTGGGCTTTTTGAg AACTGATGGCAGCTTTGCAGTTAACGATGTCCCATCCGGGTCTTACGTCGTCGAAATTGTCACTCCGGGATACAGATTTGAGCCTGTGCGTGTTGATATTACATCCAAGGGGAAAATGAG AGCGCGTCTTGTGAACTACATTAAGACTTCCGAAGTAATCCGACAACCATATCCTCTCCAAGTAAGGGCGAGTGGGATTCACAGCTACTTCATGAAAAGGGAAACCTGGGGATGGACTGATTTCCTCATGAACCCAATG GTTATGATGATGGTGCTGCCACTCCTCATTATTGTTCTACTACCCAAAGTGGTCAACACTAATGATCCAGAAATGAGAAAG GAAATGGAGCAGTCCATGAATATGCTGAATCCCAACCCTGAGCTCCCAGATGTGTCCGAGCTCATGACCAAGCTGTTTTCTGGCTCCAAGGGTTCCAGTAAAGCAGGCGGCAGCAGCAAAGGCACCAGGCCGGCTGTCAAGAGGAGGTAG
- the chrm5b gene encoding muscarinic acetylcholine receptor M5b — protein MDVDPLNSTFDNTTHIQSAPHSLWEVITIATVSAIVSLITIVGNVLVMVSFKVNSQLKTVNNYYLLSLAFADLIIGVLSMNLYTTYILMGYWSLGSLACDLWLAVDYVASNASVMNLLVISFDRYFSITRPLTYRAKRTPRRAALMIGLAWLVSFVLWAPPILCWKYIVGEEKESEDQCQIQFLTEPVITFGTAIAAFYIPVSVMTILYCRIYKETQRRTKDLVELQGLASDHVSEGAKPQKKMIPSCFHFTRERRERSQASWSSSNQSNATKTTIRSDEVWVKADQIASFNSYSSSDEEEHHVSIETPQRSLRDNGQNDKNGQATDYAEDQYFSSPSKESSKKCISYKFTPGSKGHKGSPGPASPRAPGGEQKNASPSSSTASKPMDPGLKNQITKRKRMVLVKEKKAAQTLSAILLAFILTWTPYNIMVLISTFCATCIPTSLWHLGYWLCYVNSTVNPMCYALCNKTFQKTFRMLLLCQWRRKRGKDKLYWCGQNANVNNKMTGLVG, from the coding sequence ATGGATGTCGATCCTCTAAACAGCACTTTTGACAACACAACACATATCCAGTCTGCGCCCCATAGCCTTTGGGAAGTTATCACCATAGCAACCGTCTCTGCCATTGTCAGCTTGATCACGATAGTTGGCAACGTTTTGGTCATGGTATCCTTCAAAGTCAACAGCCAGCTGAAGACGGTCAACAACTATTACCTGCTGAGTTTGGCCTTTGCGGACCTCATCATAGGAGTCCTTTCCATGAACTTATACACCACATATATACTGATGGGTTACTGGTCCTTAGGAAGCCTCGCATGTGATCTTTGGCTAGCTGTGGACTATGTAGCGAGCAACGCTTCAGTTATGAATTTACTAGTCATCAGCTTTGACAGATACTTCTCCATCACAAGGCCACTGACTTACAGAGCCAAAAGAACTCCAAGGAGAGCCGCCCTCATGATAGGCCTGGCATGGTTAGTGTCGTTTGTACTGTGGGCACCACCCATTCTGTGCTGGAAGTACATTGTGGGAGAAGAAAAGGAATCCGAGGACCAGTGCCAGATTCAGTTTTTAACAGAGCCCGTTATCACATTCGGGACAGCCATCGCAGCTTTCTACATCCCAGTCTCCGTCATGACTATTCTCTACTGTCGGATCTACAAGGAGACGCAAAGACGCACAAAGGATCTGGTAGAGCTTCAAGGACTGGCAAGCGATCATGTCTCGGAGGGAGCTAAaccccagaaaaaaatgattcccTCTTGCTTCCATTTTAccagagagaggagagaaaggAGCCAGGCCTCCTGGTCCTCCTCTAACCAAAGTAACGCGACAAAGACTACCATTAGGTCTGACGAAGTGTGGGTCAAAGCTGACCAAATTGCTTCATTTAATAGCTACTCTTCATCCGACGAGGAGGAGCATCACGTTTCCATTGAGACCCCGCAACGGTCTTTGAGGGATAACGGTCAAAATGATAAGAATGGCCAAGCGACGGATTATGCAGAAGATCAGTATTTTTCATCCCCTTCGAAAGAAAGCAGTAAGAAGTGCATTTCGTATAAGTTCACACCTGGCTCAAAGGGTCATAAAGGCAGTCCTGGACCCGCATCTCCTCGAGCTCCTGGAGGCGAGCAGAAAAATGCCTCACCTTCCTCTTCCACCGCCTCCAAGCCGATGGACCCAGGTCTGAAGAACCAGATCACTAAGAGGAAGCGAATGGTGTTGGTGAAGGAGAAGAAGGCGGCGCAGACGCTCAGCGCCATCCTCCTCGCATTCATCCTCACGTGGACTCCGTACAACATTATGGTACTGATCTCCACATTCTGCGCCACGTGCATCCCCACGTCCCTGTGGCACCTGGGCTACTGGCTGTGCTACGTAAACAGCACCGTCAACCCCATGTGCTACGCCCTCTGCAACAAGACCTTCCAGAAGACCTTCCGGATGCTTCTGCTGTGCCAGTGGAGGAGGAAAAGAGGCAAGGACAAACTGTACTGGTGTGGACAGAATGCCAatgtcaacaacaaaatgacCGGATTGGTTGGTTGA